The following coding sequences are from one Sulfitobacter sp. HNIBRBA3233 window:
- the gltX gene encoding glutamate--tRNA ligase, giving the protein MCSDIVTRFAPSPTGFLHIGGARTALFNWLYARGRGGKFLLRIEDTDRVRYTPEATEAILQGLDWLGLDHDGDVVSQHDQAPRHVEVAHQLLEKGAAFKCFATQEEIESFREEARAAGRSTLYRSPWRDADPSTHPDAPYVIRIKAPDGGETVIRDAVQGDVTIDNAQLDDMILLRSDGSPVYMLAVVVDDHDMGVTHVIRGDDHLNNAARQMMIYHGMGWDVPVWSHIPLIHGPDGKKLSKRHGALGAEEYQKMGYPAAGMRNYLARLGWSHGDDEFFTDAQAREWFDIDGIRRSPAQFDLKKLENICGQHIAIADDAALRQETEDYLAAAGLPPLSAEQSSGLERAMYCLKERAKTLPELLEKGHFVLTSRPIEPDEKSAKHLDPVSRGMLGELTPQLQGVSWERETLEGVLNAFAEARDVKFGKLAGPLRAALAGRAVTPSVFDMMLVLGQDETLARLQDAASG; this is encoded by the coding sequence ATGTGCTCTGATATCGTGACCCGCTTCGCCCCTTCCCCGACGGGATTCCTGCACATCGGCGGCGCGCGCACGGCGCTGTTCAACTGGCTCTACGCACGCGGGCGCGGCGGCAAATTTCTGTTGCGCATCGAGGATACGGACCGCGTACGCTACACCCCCGAAGCGACAGAGGCGATCCTGCAGGGGCTCGACTGGCTGGGTCTGGACCATGACGGCGACGTGGTAAGCCAGCACGATCAGGCGCCGCGGCATGTTGAGGTGGCTCACCAGCTGCTGGAAAAGGGCGCCGCCTTCAAATGCTTCGCAACCCAGGAAGAGATCGAAAGCTTCCGCGAAGAGGCCCGCGCGGCCGGACGCAGCACGCTCTATCGCTCGCCTTGGAGAGATGCGGATCCCTCCACGCATCCCGATGCGCCCTATGTCATCAGGATCAAGGCCCCCGACGGCGGCGAAACCGTGATCCGTGATGCCGTGCAGGGCGATGTGACCATCGACAATGCACAGCTGGACGACATGATCCTGCTGCGCTCTGACGGGTCGCCCGTCTATATGCTGGCGGTGGTGGTCGACGATCACGACATGGGCGTGACCCATGTGATCCGCGGGGACGATCACCTCAACAACGCGGCGCGGCAGATGATGATCTATCACGGCATGGGCTGGGATGTGCCGGTGTGGTCGCACATCCCGCTGATCCACGGCCCGGACGGCAAGAAGCTGAGCAAGCGCCACGGCGCTCTGGGGGCCGAAGAGTACCAGAAGATGGGCTATCCGGCTGCGGGGATGCGCAACTACCTCGCCCGCTTGGGATGGAGCCACGGCGACGACGAATTCTTTACCGACGCGCAGGCGCGTGAATGGTTCGATATCGACGGGATCCGCCGCAGCCCCGCGCAGTTCGACCTCAAGAAGCTGGAAAACATCTGCGGGCAGCATATCGCCATCGCCGATGATGCCGCATTGCGGCAAGAGACCGAAGACTACCTCGCAGCGGCCGGACTTCCGCCGCTGAGTGCCGAACAATCCAGCGGTCTTGAACGTGCGATGTACTGCCTGAAGGAAAGGGCCAAGACACTGCCGGAACTGCTTGAAAAGGGGCACTTTGTTCTGACATCCCGCCCGATCGAGCCGGATGAGAAATCGGCAAAGCACCTCGATCCGGTATCCCGTGGTATGCTGGGAGAATTGACGCCGCAGCTGCAAGGTGTTAGCTGGGAACGCGAAACGCTCGAAGGGGTTTTGAACGCTTTTGCAGAGGCGCGAGACGTGAAGTTCGGCAAGCTTGCCGGACCGCTGCGCGCCGCACTCGCAGGCCGCGCCGTGACCCCTTCGGTTTTTGATATGATGCTGGTGCTGGGACAGGACGAAACCCTCGCCCGCCTCCAGGATGCCGCATCCGGTTGA
- a CDS encoding citrate synthase, translated as MVESTKSAKLTIGDKTVDLPMFTPTSGPDVVDIRKLYAQAGVFTYDPGFTSTASCDSTITFIDGDEGILTHRGYPIGELAENSHYLEVCYLLLYGELPSPAQLEDFEDRVTNHTMLHEQMMNFFRGFRRDAHPMAVMVGVVGAMSAFYHDSTDINDEWQREVASIRLIAKMPTIAAMAYKYTIGQPFIYPRNDLDYASNFLRMCFAVPAEEYVVDPILSRAMDRIFTLHADHEQNASTSTVRLASSSGANPFACIAAGIACLWGPAHGGANQACLEMLKEIGTPDRIPEFIARAKDKNDPFRLMGFGHRVYKNFDPRATVMKQSADEVLELLGVENNPILQVAKELEKQALEDPYFADKKLFPNVDFYSGIILEAMGFPTSMFTPIFALARTVGWISQWKEQLTDPQLKIGRPRQLYLGEGQRSYVDIENR; from the coding sequence ATGGTAGAGAGTACAAAATCCGCAAAGCTGACAATCGGGGACAAGACCGTCGATCTACCGATGTTCACACCAACGTCCGGCCCCGATGTTGTCGATATCCGCAAGCTCTACGCGCAGGCCGGCGTGTTCACCTACGATCCGGGCTTTACCTCGACCGCGTCCTGCGACAGCACGATCACCTTCATCGACGGTGACGAGGGCATCCTGACCCACCGCGGCTATCCCATCGGGGAGCTGGCCGAAAACTCGCATTACCTCGAAGTCTGCTACCTGCTGCTCTACGGGGAGCTGCCCTCCCCCGCGCAGCTGGAGGATTTCGAGGACCGCGTCACAAACCACACCATGCTGCACGAGCAGATGATGAACTTCTTCCGCGGCTTCCGCCGCGACGCGCACCCGATGGCCGTCATGGTGGGTGTCGTGGGTGCAATGTCCGCCTTCTATCACGACAGCACCGACATCAACGACGAATGGCAGCGCGAGGTCGCGTCGATCCGCCTGATCGCCAAGATGCCGACCATCGCCGCGATGGCCTATAAATACACCATCGGTCAGCCGTTCATCTATCCGCGCAACGATCTGGATTATGCGTCGAACTTCCTGCGCATGTGCTTTGCCGTGCCGGCAGAGGAATATGTCGTCGATCCGATCCTCAGCCGCGCGATGGACCGTATCTTTACCCTGCATGCGGATCACGAACAGAACGCGTCGACCTCGACCGTGCGACTGGCGTCTTCGTCGGGGGCGAACCCCTTCGCCTGCATCGCGGCGGGCATCGCGTGCCTCTGGGGTCCCGCCCACGGTGGTGCGAACCAGGCGTGCCTGGAGATGCTCAAGGAGATCGGCACACCCGACCGCATCCCCGAATTCATCGCCCGCGCGAAGGACAAGAACGACCCATTCCGCCTGATGGGTTTCGGCCACCGCGTCTACAAGAACTTCGACCCCCGCGCGACCGTGATGAAGCAGTCGGCGGACGAGGTTCTGGAACTGCTGGGCGTGGAAAACAATCCGATCCTTCAGGTCGCCAAGGAACTGGAGAAACAGGCTCTCGAAGATCCGTATTTCGCGGACAAGAAGCTGTTCCCGAACGTAGATTTCTATTCCGGCATCATCCTCGAAGCGATGGGTTTCCCGACATCGATGTTCACACCGATCTTCGCGCTGGCGCGCACTGTCGGCTGGATTTCGCAGTGGAAAGAGCAGCTTACAGATCCCCAACTGAAAATCGGGCGCCCGCGCCAGCTGTATCTCGGCGAAGGCCAGCGGTCCTACGTGGATATCGAAAACAGATAA
- a CDS encoding calcium-binding protein codes for MLMLLGLLPLALIGFVFDSDTDDDENSITENGTEGNDTIAGETGDDFIDGEGGDDLLSGLAGDDTIFGRDGDDVLEGADGRDMLCSGDGEDIVTGNRGSDLIEGQGGDDWVSGDYGFDTVRGDEGDDTVIGGRGSDTVVGGEGDDLIFGGILQGIPLSLEEMAEVRDGASLAEVNGGIDMRADSLGNALRGGDGDDDIILGDLDVATGNAGADTFHIMSEQRIGEPSQINDYSPGSDAITIIVENTEAEADITVTADGPNAIISLNGVMLATVNNAADILQASDITLIAEDTVEAMFDPNAAAAA; via the coding sequence ATGTTGATGTTACTTGGGTTACTGCCGCTCGCCCTGATCGGTTTCGTGTTCGACAGCGACACCGATGACGACGAAAATTCGATCACCGAAAACGGCACGGAAGGCAACGACACGATTGCCGGCGAAACCGGAGATGACTTCATCGACGGTGAAGGTGGTGACGATCTTCTGTCGGGCCTTGCGGGTGACGACACGATCTTTGGCCGCGACGGCGACGACGTGCTGGAAGGCGCAGATGGCCGCGACATGCTGTGCTCGGGCGATGGCGAAGATATCGTGACCGGCAACCGGGGCAGCGACCTCATCGAGGGTCAGGGCGGCGACGACTGGGTATCCGGCGATTACGGTTTTGATACCGTGCGCGGCGACGAAGGCGACGACACCGTGATCGGCGGTCGAGGCTCCGATACCGTGGTCGGCGGCGAAGGCGATGACCTGATCTTTGGCGGCATCCTGCAGGGCATCCCGCTGAGCCTTGAAGAAATGGCCGAAGTCCGCGACGGCGCATCCCTTGCCGAAGTCAACGGCGGCATCGACATGCGTGCCGACAGCCTTGGCAACGCCCTGCGCGGTGGCGATGGCGACGACGACATCATCCTGGGCGATCTGGATGTTGCCACCGGCAACGCCGGTGCGGACACCTTCCACATCATGTCCGAACAGCGCATCGGCGAGCCTTCGCAGATCAACGACTACAGCCCCGGCAGCGATGCGATCACCATCATCGTGGAAAATACCGAGGCCGAAGCCGATATCACGGTCACAGCCGACGGTCCGAATGCGATCATCAGCCTGAACGGCGTGATGCTCGCGACGGTCAACAACGCCGCGGACATCCTTCAGGCCAGCGATATCACCCTGATTGCCGAAGATACCGTCGAGGCGATGTTCGATCCGAACGCTGCGGCGGCTGCCTAA
- a CDS encoding enoyl-CoA hydratase-related protein yields the protein MDYQTITYDLTDGVAVVTLNRADKYNALTTQMRAEIEHAVRTGGEEARVVVITGAGKAFCSGQDLGDRASAGSIDLERTLRDEYAPLLRAIVNCPVPTIAAVNGPAAGAGANIALAADVVFATESAYFLQAFTRIGLIPDAGGTYVLPRQMGMAKAMGAALFADKISARQADDWGMIWECVPDAEFEEHWKSKAAHLAAGPTAAYAAVKQTIRDSWENSFEDQLSLEAREQGKCGKSRDFKEGVLAFMEKRPAKFEGR from the coding sequence GTGGATTACCAGACGATCACCTATGACCTGACCGATGGCGTTGCCGTCGTGACGCTGAACCGTGCCGACAAGTACAATGCGCTGACCACCCAGATGCGGGCCGAAATCGAACACGCGGTCCGCACCGGCGGCGAGGAAGCGCGCGTCGTCGTGATCACCGGCGCGGGCAAGGCATTCTGTTCGGGTCAGGATCTGGGGGACCGCGCCAGCGCGGGCTCGATCGATCTGGAGCGGACGCTGCGCGACGAATACGCACCGTTGCTGCGCGCGATCGTGAACTGCCCTGTTCCCACGATTGCCGCCGTGAATGGCCCTGCGGCGGGGGCAGGGGCGAATATCGCCCTTGCTGCCGATGTCGTTTTCGCCACCGAGAGCGCCTATTTCCTTCAGGCTTTCACGCGGATCGGCCTGATCCCCGACGCTGGTGGGACCTATGTGTTGCCGCGCCAGATGGGCATGGCCAAGGCCATGGGGGCGGCGCTTTTCGCGGACAAGATCAGCGCGCGGCAGGCCGACGATTGGGGCATGATCTGGGAATGTGTGCCCGACGCCGAGTTCGAGGAGCACTGGAAATCGAAGGCTGCGCATCTTGCTGCGGGCCCGACCGCGGCCTACGCGGCGGTGAAGCAGACGATCCGCGACAGTTGGGAGAATTCGTTCGAAGACCAGCTTTCGCTCGAAGCGCGCGAACAGGGCAAATGCGGCAAGTCGCGCGATTTCAAGGAAGGTGTACTGGCCTTCATGGAAAAACGCCCCGCGAAATTCGAGGGGCGCTAG
- a CDS encoding cytochrome c-type biogenesis protein, which translates to MRTLALILMLLATPLAAVEPDEMLDDPVLEQRARDLSKGLRCLVCRNESIDESNASLAKDLRLLVRERLVAGDSDDEAVAFIVDRYGEYVLLTPTTGGANWILWGAGPLMLLLAGGVGAAYLRRRSTAPAPQDAGLSPEEAKELEEILHR; encoded by the coding sequence ATGAGAACCCTTGCGCTGATCCTGATGCTGCTTGCCACACCGCTGGCAGCGGTCGAGCCCGATGAAATGCTCGACGATCCGGTGCTGGAGCAACGCGCGCGCGATCTGTCAAAGGGCCTTCGCTGTCTGGTCTGCCGCAACGAAAGCATCGACGAAAGCAACGCCTCGCTGGCCAAGGATCTGCGCCTTCTGGTGCGCGAACGTCTGGTCGCGGGCGACAGTGACGACGAAGCCGTCGCTTTCATCGTGGACCGGTACGGCGAGTACGTGCTTCTGACCCCGACCACGGGCGGGGCGAACTGGATCCTCTGGGGCGCGGGGCCCTTGATGCTGCTTCTCGCCGGTGGGGTAGGGGCGGCATACCTGCGGCGGCGGTCCACGGCGCCTGCACCGCAAGACGCGGGCCTCAGCCCCGAAGAGGCGAAAGAGCTCGAAGAAATCCTGCACCGCTGA
- a CDS encoding heme lyase CcmF/NrfE family subunit, whose protein sequence is MITELGHFALLLALGVAVVQMIVPMVGAAKGWPGWMAVAEPAASLQFVLVALSFGALTHAFIVSDFSLAVVTANSHSMKPMLYKISGTWGNHEGSMLLWVLIVSLFGAMAAWFGAQLPDSLRARVLSVQAAIGVAFLLFILLTSNPFARLVVPPFDGQDLNPLLQDPGLAFHPPFLYLGYVGLSMAFSFAVAALIEGRVDAAWGRWVRPWTLAAWVFLTIGIALGSWWAYYELGWGGFWFWDPVENASFMPWLLAAALLHSAIVVEKREALKSWTILLAILAFGFSLIGTFIVRSGLLTSVHAFANDPERGVFILAIMAFFMGGALILFALRASAMEAKGVFSLESRESALVVNNLLLAVSCFVVFVGTMWPLLAEMFFDRKLSVGPPFFNMAFTPFMVALGIVLPLGSALPWKRAHLARALRPLRMALVLAIAIGGLVWAMQTGRSLIGPIGMFLAAWILMGVAIDLMQRTGRGLIGTRVSRLMRLPRADWGKAVAHAGLGVTMMGIAGLTAYTVEDIRVARVDVPFEVGGYEMTLRGVEDLDGPNYVATRATIDVVRDGEFIATLLPEKRFYPVAQMPTTEAAIHQTLARDLYLVIGDEQNGGGWAVRTYIKAMTNWIWIGSALMALGGFLSLTDRRFRVAAGARRDTAKPVPAE, encoded by the coding sequence ATGATTACAGAGCTTGGACATTTCGCCTTGTTGCTCGCCCTCGGGGTGGCCGTCGTGCAGATGATCGTCCCGATGGTGGGCGCGGCGAAGGGCTGGCCCGGCTGGATGGCGGTCGCCGAACCTGCGGCATCGCTGCAATTCGTGCTGGTGGCGCTGTCGTTCGGTGCGCTCACCCACGCTTTCATCGTCTCGGATTTCAGCCTCGCTGTCGTGACGGCAAACAGCCACTCGATGAAGCCGATGCTCTACAAGATCAGCGGCACATGGGGCAACCACGAGGGGTCGATGCTGCTCTGGGTGCTGATCGTGTCGCTGTTCGGCGCCATGGCCGCGTGGTTCGGCGCGCAGTTGCCCGACAGCCTGCGCGCAAGGGTACTCAGCGTTCAGGCCGCGATCGGGGTGGCGTTCCTGCTCTTTATCCTGCTCACCTCCAATCCGTTCGCCCGCCTGGTCGTGCCGCCCTTTGACGGTCAGGACCTCAACCCGCTGTTGCAGGATCCCGGCCTCGCGTTCCATCCGCCGTTTCTCTACCTCGGCTATGTGGGGCTGAGCATGGCGTTCAGCTTTGCCGTCGCGGCCCTCATCGAGGGGCGGGTAGACGCGGCATGGGGCCGCTGGGTGCGCCCGTGGACGCTGGCAGCGTGGGTCTTCCTGACCATCGGGATCGCATTGGGATCGTGGTGGGCCTATTACGAGCTTGGCTGGGGCGGCTTCTGGTTCTGGGATCCGGTCGAGAACGCGTCCTTCATGCCGTGGCTTCTGGCCGCTGCCTTGCTGCACTCCGCCATCGTGGTGGAAAAGCGCGAGGCGCTGAAAAGCTGGACAATCCTGCTGGCGATCCTTGCCTTCGGCTTTTCGCTGATCGGGACATTCATCGTGCGGTCGGGGCTGCTGACATCGGTGCACGCCTTCGCCAACGATCCTGAACGCGGCGTGTTCATCCTTGCGATCATGGCGTTCTTCATGGGCGGCGCGCTGATCCTCTTTGCCCTGCGCGCCAGCGCGATGGAGGCGAAGGGTGTCTTTTCACTGGAAAGCCGCGAAAGCGCGCTGGTGGTGAACAACCTGCTGCTGGCGGTGTCGTGTTTCGTGGTTTTCGTTGGCACCATGTGGCCGCTGCTGGCCGAGATGTTCTTTGACCGCAAGCTCAGCGTGGGACCCCCGTTTTTCAACATGGCGTTCACGCCCTTCATGGTCGCCTTGGGGATCGTGCTGCCGCTGGGATCCGCGCTGCCTTGGAAACGGGCGCATCTGGCGCGCGCCCTGCGGCCGCTGCGGATGGCGCTGGTGCTGGCAATCGCGATCGGTGGGCTTGTCTGGGCAATGCAGACGGGCCGCAGCCTGATCGGGCCGATCGGCATGTTCCTTGCCGCCTGGATCCTGATGGGCGTGGCGATTGATCTAATGCAACGGACGGGTCGCGGCCTCATTGGCACGCGGGTGTCGCGCCTGATGCGGCTGCCACGGGCTGACTGGGGCAAGGCCGTCGCCCACGCAGGTCTGGGCGTGACGATGATGGGAATTGCGGGGCTGACCGCCTACACGGTCGAGGATATTCGCGTGGCCCGCGTCGATGTGCCATTCGAGGTCGGCGGATACGAGATGACCCTGCGCGGGGTCGAAGACCTTGACGGGCCGAACTATGTCGCAACGCGCGCGACCATCGACGTGGTCCGTGACGGCGAATTCATCGCAACGCTTCTGCCCGAAAAGCGGTTCTATCCCGTGGCGCAGATGCCCACCACCGAGGCCGCGATCCACCAGACGCTGGCGCGCGACCTGTATCTGGTGATCGGCGATGAACAGAACGGCGGCGGGTGGGCCGTGCGGACCTACATCAAGGCGATGACCAACTGGATCTGGATCGGATCGGCCTTGATGGCCCTTGGCGGCTTCCTGAGCCTGACGGACCGCAGGTTCCGCGTGGCCGCAGGCGCACGGCGTGACACCGCGAAACCGGTGCCCGCGGAATGA
- a CDS encoding holin family protein, producing MGLIERVFNTVFGGERNVLRDTVEVFRENAEAGAARGAEVQKQAMSQYGAEFSAPSKGGFDRFMDGLNRVPRPALALGTLGLFVSAMVAPLWFAQRMQGIALVPEPLWWLLGVIVSFYFGARHQVKAQEFQRSIVQTVAHVQPVVDTIAMIGRMRADSIGAADPGPDVRAAAQALRSEANPALDDWRAAR from the coding sequence ATGGGGTTGATCGAACGGGTCTTCAACACGGTCTTCGGGGGCGAACGCAACGTGCTTCGCGACACCGTCGAGGTGTTTCGCGAGAATGCCGAAGCGGGTGCCGCACGGGGTGCTGAGGTCCAGAAACAGGCGATGAGCCAGTATGGCGCGGAGTTTTCTGCACCCTCCAAGGGGGGCTTTGACCGGTTCATGGACGGGTTGAACCGGGTGCCGCGTCCGGCGCTGGCATTAGGCACGCTGGGGCTCTTTGTCTCTGCGATGGTCGCCCCCCTGTGGTTTGCGCAGCGGATGCAGGGCATCGCGCTGGTGCCGGAGCCGCTGTGGTGGCTGCTGGGGGTTATCGTGTCCTTCTATTTCGGGGCGCGGCATCAGGTGAAAGCGCAGGAATTTCAGCGCAGTATCGTGCAGACTGTCGCCCATGTGCAGCCGGTGGTCGACACTATCGCCATGATCGGCCGGATGCGCGCGGACAGCATCGGCGCGGCAGATCCCGGCCCCGATGTACGGGCCGCCGCGCAGGCCCTGCGATCCGAAGCGAACCCGGCGCTCGACGACTGGCGCGCGGCACGCTGA
- a CDS encoding holin-associated N-acetylmuramidase: MQSVRQIAEEIVQREGGYVNDPDDPGGPTNFGVTIHTMRRLGLDLDNDGAITAADVRKLDRKQAVDIFLKHYYSRPLIAELPQPLQASVFDMYVNAGANAVKILQNLLTDMGFAVVVDGALGPQSVAAARAAFNASPDHLVDAYGIARRNYYFRLADRRTASRKYARTRAGGKGGWIKRAEEFISPRYHMTTAEFRERTAPWG, translated from the coding sequence ATGCAGTCTGTCAGACAAATTGCCGAAGAAATCGTCCAGCGCGAGGGCGGCTATGTGAACGATCCCGATGATCCGGGCGGGCCGACGAACTTCGGGGTGACGATCCACACCATGCGGCGTCTGGGCCTCGATCTGGACAACGACGGCGCGATCACCGCCGCCGATGTGCGCAAGCTCGACCGCAAGCAGGCTGTCGATATCTTTCTCAAGCATTACTACTCCCGTCCGCTGATCGCGGAGCTGCCGCAACCGCTTCAGGCGTCGGTCTTTGACATGTACGTCAACGCGGGTGCCAATGCGGTGAAGATCCTGCAAAACCTGCTGACGGATATGGGCTTTGCCGTGGTCGTGGATGGCGCGCTCGGGCCGCAGAGCGTTGCCGCCGCGCGGGCGGCTTTCAACGCCTCGCCCGATCATCTGGTCGATGCCTACGGCATCGCGCGGCGGAATTACTACTTCCGCCTTGCGGACCGGCGGACCGCCAGTCGCAAATACGCGCGGACCCGCGCCGGCGGCAAGGGCGGCTGGATCAAACGCGCCGAGGAGTTCATCTCTCCGCGCTATCACATGACCACAGCGGAATTTCGCGAAAGGACTGCGCCATGGGGTTGA
- the ccmE gene encoding cytochrome c maturation protein CcmE: MKSLKKQRRIQVIAVAVVALIAATALIGYGMRDGINFFRAPSQIIAEPPGPTEVFRIGGLVEEGTLRRGEGEQISFSVTDGGASVPVVYSGVLPDLFEENQGMVGTGSYINGVFQATEILAKHDETYMPKEVVDALKEQGVYKEPDS, from the coding sequence ATGAAAAGCCTGAAAAAGCAGCGCCGTATACAGGTGATTGCAGTGGCGGTTGTGGCACTGATCGCCGCAACCGCACTGATCGGATACGGTATGCGCGACGGGATCAATTTCTTTCGCGCGCCGTCGCAGATCATTGCCGAACCGCCCGGACCGACCGAGGTATTCCGCATCGGTGGTCTGGTCGAGGAAGGCACCCTGCGGCGCGGCGAGGGCGAGCAGATCAGCTTTTCCGTGACCGATGGCGGCGCCTCCGTTCCGGTTGTCTATTCAGGGGTGCTGCCCGATCTCTTTGAAGAGAACCAAGGCATGGTGGGTACCGGCTCCTACATCAACGGCGTCTTTCAGGCCACTGAAATACTTGCAAAACACGACGAGACCTACATGCCCAAGGAAGTCGTGGACGCGCTGAAGGAACAGGGCGTCTACAAAGAACCCGACAGCTGA